In the Leptospira limi genome, one interval contains:
- a CDS encoding GNAT family N-acetyltransferase — translation MSLSFQRLGEVHLPEILTWEKLCFAGEEWTHKMIQTHLEFHAAFGIGDQNIQCYALVCETPWEIEIFRIATLPNFRKLGLAKQLLEHLFKEFPKKEFFLEVNESNEPAIKLYLSVGFNELERRKKYYPDGSTAVLMKRNPIE, via the coding sequence ATGTCTCTTAGTTTTCAAAGGTTGGGTGAAGTCCATTTGCCAGAGATCCTTACTTGGGAAAAACTATGTTTTGCAGGTGAAGAATGGACACATAAGATGATCCAAACTCATTTGGAATTCCATGCCGCATTTGGTATTGGTGACCAAAACATACAATGTTATGCGTTAGTTTGTGAGACACCTTGGGAAATTGAAATTTTCCGAATCGCTACATTACCCAACTTTAGAAAGTTAGGCCTAGCAAAACAATTGTTAGAACACTTATTTAAAGAATTCCCAAAAAAGGAATTTTTCTTAGAAGTGAATGAATCAAACGAACCAGCAATCAAACTCTATTTGTCTGTTGGTTTCAATGAACTTGAGAGACGTAAAAAATACTACCCGGACGGATCAACTGCCGTTCTAATGAAGAGGAATCCCATCGAATGA
- a CDS encoding DNA-processing protein DprA has product MGHPKVLSFLRKTKIWRNYDHFLPLFQSLPMFFKEDDWKFWLTECKAWEQNKDPRWNLVSYFDSNYPKLLKEIYDPPLVIVGMGDLTLLQKDLFAIVGTRKSSPVSLSATKALVGSFSEKENIAIVSGMALGIDRQAFVTALEFGIPVVGVLGTTLGIEYPPGNRDLYKQIKNDPKQLLISEFLLHTEPAKWTFPKRNRVISGLCQKVFIMESGKKSGTISTAMSAMEQNREIFVFDHPKQFDNEGGKMLLRQGASLLYGGSQFVKTETVKRNIYTYEEWQKLKNTSFLQKKEEVVLDFQFNL; this is encoded by the coding sequence TTGGGTCATCCGAAAGTTCTTTCTTTTTTACGCAAAACAAAGATTTGGCGTAATTATGATCACTTTTTACCTTTATTTCAATCTTTGCCCATGTTCTTCAAAGAAGATGATTGGAAATTTTGGTTAACGGAATGTAAGGCTTGGGAACAAAACAAAGACCCTCGTTGGAACTTGGTATCCTATTTTGATTCCAATTATCCAAAACTTCTCAAAGAAATTTATGATCCCCCACTTGTGATTGTGGGAATGGGTGACCTAACTTTATTGCAGAAAGACCTTTTTGCCATTGTGGGCACTCGTAAATCTTCACCTGTTTCCTTATCTGCAACAAAAGCACTTGTTGGTTCATTCTCTGAAAAAGAAAACATCGCCATTGTCTCAGGTATGGCCCTCGGGATTGACAGACAGGCTTTTGTCACTGCACTCGAATTTGGAATCCCAGTTGTGGGAGTTCTCGGCACCACACTTGGAATCGAATACCCACCAGGGAATCGTGACCTTTACAAACAAATTAAAAATGACCCCAAACAATTGTTAATCTCTGAATTCCTACTGCATACGGAACCTGCAAAGTGGACATTTCCTAAACGAAATCGTGTGATTTCTGGTCTTTGCCAAAAGGTTTTTATCATGGAGTCAGGTAAAAAATCGGGCACTATTTCAACGGCGATGAGTGCTATGGAACAAAACAGAGAAATATTTGTTTTTGATCACCCAAAACAATTTGATAACGAAGGAGGTAAGATGTTGTTACGGCAAGGTGCGAGTCTTTTGTATGGTGGGAGTCAATTCGTAAAAACGGAAACGGTAAAACGAAACATTTATACTTACGAAGAGTGGCAAAAACTAAAAAACACCTCCTTCCTTCAGAAAAAGGAAGAAGTGGTGTTGGATTTTCAATTTAACCTTTAA
- a CDS encoding tetratricopeptide repeat protein, giving the protein MGTKNNWFSMVFTLKWGVVLGSLLFLTHCDYLKSLTESRYRKRIGGEPTEKDIVNWKEKLALEEAEIEEMDKRIRKLVQKSNQSAALSWKIARAYMRAGSADVGVRYYEEAVTESIPNAKQGGFEIHSYESALPFFEKAIQSGKLDKQLLYETAVAYANASKDMGWEPTRRSRAISLFKQLAKLDKDDTRFPFQLALIYFDSSLKDESWNGKLANGYDELDSAFSLLDQILRKEPYNVPTRFAKANFLYQIGKSSLAYDEYLRIKSILEEMKGKGSIREPLEENSSYQNVLKNLTALGAQNKSN; this is encoded by the coding sequence ATGGGCACAAAAAACAACTGGTTTTCAATGGTTTTCACACTCAAGTGGGGAGTTGTTTTGGGTTCGCTCCTCTTTTTGACCCATTGTGATTACTTAAAATCCCTTACCGAATCCCGCTACCGCAAACGAATCGGTGGAGAACCCACAGAAAAAGACATCGTCAATTGGAAAGAGAAATTGGCCTTGGAAGAAGCAGAAATTGAAGAAATGGACAAACGGATCCGAAAATTGGTCCAAAAGTCCAACCAATCGGCTGCACTCTCATGGAAAATTGCCCGCGCTTATATGCGTGCAGGTTCCGCAGATGTGGGTGTCCGTTATTACGAAGAAGCCGTCACAGAATCCATTCCCAATGCAAAACAAGGTGGATTTGAAATCCATTCTTACGAATCCGCTTTACCTTTTTTTGAAAAGGCCATCCAGTCGGGAAAATTAGACAAACAATTGTTATATGAAACAGCTGTTGCTTATGCAAATGCATCTAAAGATATGGGGTGGGAACCTACACGAAGGAGCCGTGCTATAAGTTTATTCAAACAATTGGCAAAATTAGACAAAGACGATACTCGCTTCCCATTTCAATTGGCACTGATCTATTTTGATTCTTCCTTGAAAGATGAAAGTTGGAATGGAAAACTAGCAAATGGTTATGATGAATTGGATTCCGCATTTTCATTGTTAGACCAAATATTGCGAAAAGAACCTTATAATGTACCCACTCGTTTTGCGAAGGCCAATTTTTTATACCAAATTGGAAAGTCTTCTCTAGCTTATGATGAATACCTTCGTATCAAATCCATTTTAGAAGAAATGAAGGGGAAAGGAAGTATCCGAGAACCTTTGGAAGAAAACTCTTCTTACCAAAATGTTTTGAAGAATTTAACTGCACTTGGGGCCCAAAACAAATCTAACTGA
- a CDS encoding DUF445 family protein gives MDVAKLDTWYRRLLVLFSVICGGFQIYYEGNIWINAIFVVLMAGMVGYYTNFLAIKMLFQPKHGKVLGWSGLVPKNKSKIAKSLGESIQSNLLHPDIIIAYIYERNLVETGIQKIVKEIDEAIHNDEIRTLLVTKIISMLKERGPEILEVIFDFSEETMKKMAERPEEVQKLWEYTRNRLTYYLTEETNREELGKQLRVILLEEMPKLANLLNEGLEEYLKTRSTLGKIGIGVKKIFSFNEDAIRELLERFVKDPETSDQFMKMMDDMMAGLQERLNSKETQEFITGKISNWLEASGDYARQNLLPSGIERLQSYLDDPNNWEEIEKNFFRAVDWVKKRLLEFMNSEEGKAYLKTNIEKFVHNINVTALVEERVMALDTDDLEKMILDNTGGNLVVIQFLGGILGMIAGLIQVHIYFAVPVGALVLITYLAHYRNQKKFEEPTQNK, from the coding sequence ATGGATGTTGCTAAGTTAGATACTTGGTATCGTAGACTCCTCGTATTATTTTCCGTTATTTGTGGTGGGTTTCAAATTTACTACGAAGGGAATATTTGGATCAACGCAATCTTTGTTGTGCTTATGGCGGGCATGGTTGGTTATTACACCAACTTCCTTGCGATCAAAATGTTATTCCAACCAAAACATGGTAAGGTGCTCGGTTGGTCTGGGCTTGTCCCCAAAAACAAATCAAAAATTGCAAAGTCTTTAGGAGAGAGCATCCAAAGTAATTTACTCCATCCCGACATCATCATTGCTTATATCTATGAAAGGAACTTAGTCGAAACTGGAATCCAAAAAATTGTCAAAGAAATTGACGAAGCCATCCACAACGACGAAATCCGCACCTTACTTGTTACCAAAATCATTTCCATGTTAAAGGAACGTGGCCCTGAAATTTTAGAAGTGATCTTTGATTTTTCAGAAGAAACCATGAAAAAAATGGCGGAACGTCCTGAAGAAGTACAAAAACTTTGGGAATACACAAGAAACCGCCTAACCTATTACCTAACAGAAGAAACCAATCGTGAAGAGTTGGGAAAACAACTCCGAGTCATTTTACTAGAAGAGATGCCTAAACTTGCGAACCTTTTAAACGAAGGACTCGAAGAATATTTAAAAACACGAAGTACATTGGGAAAAATTGGAATTGGTGTGAAAAAAATATTTTCCTTCAACGAAGATGCAATCCGCGAACTGTTAGAACGTTTTGTCAAAGACCCCGAAACATCCGATCAATTTATGAAAATGATGGATGATATGATGGCTGGTTTACAAGAAAGACTCAATTCCAAGGAAACACAAGAATTCATTACAGGTAAAATATCCAATTGGTTGGAAGCCAGTGGTGATTACGCCAGACAAAACCTATTGCCATCGGGCATTGAACGTTTACAATCTTATTTGGATGATCCCAACAACTGGGAAGAAATCGAAAAAAACTTTTTCCGTGCAGTGGATTGGGTAAAAAAACGCCTTCTTGAATTTATGAATAGTGAAGAAGGAAAAGCGTATCTCAAAACCAATATAGAAAAATTTGTCCATAATATCAATGTAACAGCACTTGTTGAAGAAAGAGTGATGGCACTTGATACAGACGATTTGGAAAAAATGATTTTGGACAATACTGGTGGGAATTTGGTCGTAATACAATTCTTAGGTGGAATTTTGGGAATGATTGCTGGGCTCATCCAAGTTCATATCTATTTTGCCGTTCCTGTAGGGGCTTTAGTTCTCATAACCTATTTGGCTCATTACAGAAACCAAAAAAAATTTGAAGAACCAACTCAAAATAAATAA
- a CDS encoding SDR family NAD(P)-dependent oxidoreductase, whose product MKNAYVTGASQGIGKEFVRALGKDYNVFLISRTEADLKKVIHELEPKSRGMLKYFVLDLTKKKDVEELSSIIEKDKDAELLVNNAGFGTVGEFAALPLDKELDEVSLNVKTLVHLSHTALNRFKKNKKGYLINVASIAGYLPAPGSAIYAATKAFVKSFTESIHEEAKNYGIHVQALCPGLTHSDFHQRAGISKSKYPSFMWQNADEVVDESLSALKYNQAVCITGSFNQGAITVSELIPRGFLRKLSGRYLKLEEE is encoded by the coding sequence ATGAAAAATGCATATGTTACAGGCGCATCGCAAGGTATCGGAAAAGAATTTGTTAGAGCACTCGGCAAAGATTATAATGTTTTTTTAATTTCTCGGACGGAAGCGGACTTAAAAAAAGTCATCCACGAATTGGAACCAAAGTCGAGAGGAATGTTGAAGTATTTCGTCTTAGACCTTACCAAAAAGAAAGATGTGGAAGAACTATCAAGTATCATTGAAAAAGATAAAGATGCCGAACTATTGGTGAATAATGCAGGATTTGGAACTGTTGGTGAATTTGCGGCCCTTCCTCTTGATAAAGAATTAGATGAGGTGAGTTTGAATGTAAAAACCCTTGTTCACCTTTCACACACAGCACTGAACCGATTCAAAAAGAATAAAAAAGGTTATTTAATCAATGTGGCATCTATCGCTGGTTATTTGCCAGCACCTGGCAGTGCTATATATGCGGCAACAAAAGCGTTTGTTAAATCTTTCACTGAATCCATTCATGAAGAAGCTAAAAACTACGGCATTCATGTACAAGCACTTTGCCCAGGCCTCACTCATTCTGACTTCCACCAACGTGCAGGAATCAGCAAGTCCAAATACCCTTCATTTATGTGGCAAAATGCAGATGAGGTCGTTGACGAGTCGTTAAGTGCACTCAAATACAACCAAGCAGTTTGTATCACTGGAAGTTTTAACCAAGGTGCGATCACCGTTTCAGAACTCATCCCTCGAGGTTTTTTACGAAAACTCAGTGGTAGATATTTAAAATTAGAAGAGGAATAA
- a CDS encoding outer membrane protein assembly factor BamD, which translates to MRRKIALLAFVFSFLIVNCASPTIKEINESAVAIAKEAKELKANGKAEEAIRVISVIDVLHPDDPIIAEIKSGASAEQIESVTPTVLLGYNKALRAKVQPTTTEKVLWYIPDRVFDFIDQFEGWFHVGPQIGVGGHVTRAIQGEVYSGATVAIGGGQKKMLGIKSEANTEIGLGPIVAAGVFGAKVGTGGLAYNADALWFHKPSEAIYQTYRDYWGVGGHFGFFIVGLEIEYHPLEIYDFLAGIILYDPMNDDFATTRRLQYTSRQTGLIRNFSKSVGSLEEEDIAMYKKEYPKLNVGSTGTQETTPAPKKK; encoded by the coding sequence ATGAGAAGAAAAATCGCTCTACTTGCCTTCGTTTTTTCTTTTTTGATTGTGAATTGTGCATCACCAACAATCAAAGAAATTAACGAGTCCGCAGTAGCCATCGCAAAAGAAGCAAAAGAATTAAAAGCAAATGGTAAAGCAGAAGAAGCTATCCGCGTGATCAGTGTGATTGATGTTTTACATCCTGATGATCCCATCATCGCTGAAATTAAAAGTGGAGCATCTGCTGAACAAATTGAATCAGTGACTCCTACAGTTTTGTTAGGTTATAACAAAGCTCTTCGGGCAAAAGTGCAACCAACTACAACTGAAAAAGTGCTTTGGTACATCCCAGATAGAGTTTTCGATTTTATCGACCAATTCGAAGGTTGGTTCCACGTTGGTCCTCAAATTGGAGTTGGTGGTCACGTAACACGAGCAATCCAAGGGGAAGTTTACTCTGGTGCAACCGTTGCGATCGGTGGTGGTCAAAAGAAGATGTTGGGTATCAAATCAGAAGCAAACACGGAAATTGGACTTGGACCGATTGTAGCTGCTGGAGTATTTGGAGCAAAAGTTGGAACAGGTGGGCTTGCTTACAATGCAGATGCACTTTGGTTTCATAAACCATCAGAAGCAATTTACCAAACTTACCGAGATTATTGGGGAGTCGGGGGACATTTTGGCTTTTTTATCGTCGGTTTAGAAATAGAGTACCATCCTCTTGAAATCTATGATTTCTTAGCTGGTATCATCCTTTATGACCCAATGAATGACGATTTTGCAACTACAAGAAGATTACAATACACTTCCAGACAAACAGGACTGATTCGAAATTTCTCGAAAAGTGTAGGTAGTTTAGAAGAAGAGGATATCGCTATGTATAAAAAAGAATATCCGAAACTGAATGTTGGAAGCACAGGAACTCAAGAAACAACTCCTGCTCCAAAAAAGAAGTAA
- a CDS encoding Lnb N-terminal periplasmic domain-containing protein, which produces MQKTKFEWALVLALHFCFPPFSLFGEPNSLILLDADKTKEWGEFLPKREVDQNLLQSMLDEIGVRRFDLDPKWLRLVHYESKGKENYQSKIVNSRFYFSSEGRTNPRAELEATIHSFFVEEPIPEGLIHPVCSYPARHQFIKQKFGVDFLKRNGIRCDRYEVWKESIHVDSVSIVFASYYLMAPASVFGHTMLKFNQKSNEENGSEILDYAVNVSADAPNLDPIRYAYHGLFGGFKAKFSLFPYYLKVNEYNDLESRDIWEYRLSLNKDELELLVSHLWELSRAEFDYYFLNANCGTFLVEWLDVVKPELHLKSKLGGVVSPVDTIKLYTQTEGLVVETKYRPSLYSEISFLIGQMEPEEKKAFYHLLDTSKNKSFDLHILENKDKGIRHSLILDAFLLASRYQSFQSPKPNEIQTSNEQKTLEFRSRFPNPTETLYERLIPSPPELAHPQSRIVTGGGTSNFGPFLEWKYRFAYHDLLNVSQGSPPNGELVFFDGSVRHYEGKKTELTSLTFVRLVSLSPYNPISKHLSYLFDFGMQTTLFKSKQNLWWEGLNGRAKTEWERKQVPNLDLAAGWTFADEFSKTKDRLGTISFLLGIKSQFHPRWEQGGRFGPNVQTLYQKEWGNWKVLGGFFIQHYWNQTIKNQIGSTVTLRYLWSQESEFRVEMKKEPNYQEVSGSFHYLF; this is translated from the coding sequence ATGCAAAAAACGAAATTTGAGTGGGCCCTTGTTTTGGCACTGCATTTTTGTTTTCCGCCATTTTCCCTCTTCGGAGAACCCAATTCTCTGATTCTCCTGGATGCAGATAAAACCAAAGAATGGGGTGAGTTTCTTCCCAAACGAGAAGTCGATCAAAATTTACTACAATCCATGTTGGATGAAATCGGTGTTAGGCGGTTCGATTTGGATCCCAAATGGCTTAGGCTCGTCCATTATGAATCGAAGGGAAAAGAAAACTACCAAAGTAAAATCGTAAATTCTCGTTTTTACTTTTCTTCCGAGGGTAGAACCAATCCAAGAGCAGAATTGGAAGCGACCATTCATAGTTTTTTTGTAGAGGAACCCATTCCCGAAGGACTCATTCATCCTGTTTGTTCGTATCCAGCAAGGCATCAATTCATTAAACAAAAGTTTGGTGTGGATTTTTTGAAACGAAATGGAATTCGTTGTGATCGCTATGAAGTTTGGAAAGAATCAATCCATGTCGATTCGGTTTCCATTGTATTTGCTTCCTATTATCTAATGGCACCTGCTTCTGTTTTTGGGCATACAATGCTCAAGTTCAACCAAAAGTCAAATGAAGAGAATGGATCTGAAATTTTGGATTATGCGGTGAATGTTTCCGCCGATGCTCCCAATCTAGATCCCATTCGTTATGCCTACCATGGATTGTTTGGTGGATTCAAAGCCAAGTTTTCATTGTTCCCATATTATTTAAAGGTGAATGAATACAATGACCTCGAAAGTCGTGATATATGGGAATACCGATTGTCGTTAAACAAAGATGAGTTGGAACTCCTTGTTTCGCATCTTTGGGAATTGTCACGGGCAGAATTTGATTATTATTTTCTGAATGCCAACTGTGGCACATTCCTTGTCGAATGGTTGGATGTCGTAAAACCAGAACTCCATCTAAAATCAAAATTAGGTGGTGTTGTGAGTCCCGTTGATACCATTAAACTGTATACCCAAACAGAAGGTCTAGTCGTGGAAACAAAATACAGACCATCGTTGTATTCGGAGATCTCATTCCTTATTGGACAAATGGAACCGGAAGAAAAAAAAGCCTTCTATCATTTATTAGACACATCTAAAAATAAATCCTTTGATTTACACATCTTAGAAAACAAAGACAAAGGAATCCGCCATTCACTCATACTCGATGCTTTTTTATTGGCCTCTCGTTACCAAAGTTTCCAATCTCCAAAACCAAATGAGATCCAAACATCCAATGAACAAAAAACATTGGAGTTTCGTTCTAGGTTCCCAAACCCAACAGAAACTCTGTATGAAAGACTCATTCCGTCTCCACCTGAATTGGCACATCCCCAATCAAGGATTGTGACCGGTGGTGGTACTTCCAATTTTGGACCATTTTTGGAATGGAAATACCGATTTGCTTACCATGATTTACTCAATGTGAGTCAGGGTTCCCCACCAAACGGTGAGTTGGTGTTTTTTGATGGGAGTGTTCGTCACTATGAAGGGAAAAAAACAGAACTTACATCCTTAACATTCGTTCGATTGGTTTCATTAAGTCCTTACAATCCTATCTCAAAACATTTGTCTTATTTATTCGACTTTGGAATGCAAACCACTCTTTTCAAAAGCAAACAGAATCTATGGTGGGAAGGTTTGAATGGACGAGCGAAAACAGAATGGGAACGAAAACAAGTTCCCAATTTAGATCTTGCCGCAGGTTGGACATTTGCTGATGAATTTTCGAAAACCAAAGATCGGTTAGGCACGATATCCTTTTTATTGGGTATCAAATCGCAATTCCATCCGAGATGGGAACAAGGGGGAAGGTTTGGTCCTAACGTCCAAACCCTTTACCAAAAAGAGTGGGGGAATTGGAAGGTGTTAGGTGGGTTTTTTATCCAACACTATTGGAACCAAACCATCAAAAACCAAATTGGATCGACTGTTACTTTGCGATACTTATGGTCACAAGAATCAGAATTCCGTGTGGAAATGAAAAAGGAACCAAACTACCAAGAAGTATCTGGTTCTTTTCATTATTTATTTTGA
- a CDS encoding Lp29 family lipoprotein, translated as MISTFRINLLFIVSVFLLFFNCSRYVYESTYTIRTDNVKTADDHWNELVSKKTNPKILLFGFHTYKISKSESTLLKNAQFAEVDYNTATYKFFKHGQYIDTQKADKTIPVKDLDLKRFVIEYLSKTEATGKVELEKILVPAKGKKDKFLIKKFDVDYIVMAIHLPYYHERTKAGINAVTGFFGIITLGLIPIYEASKAETFYVVFDKNLKYQNSFYYNRPYTIISALWMIPNEGFQTFFSQAEVPPENAYKIHVEEFERELLYQLTLKK; from the coding sequence ATGATTTCAACATTTAGAATCAATCTCCTCTTCATTGTCTCTGTTTTCCTACTTTTTTTCAATTGTAGTCGTTATGTTTACGAATCAACTTATACGATTCGTACAGACAATGTGAAAACAGCAGATGATCATTGGAACGAGTTAGTTTCCAAAAAAACGAATCCGAAAATTTTACTCTTTGGATTTCATACTTATAAAATATCCAAATCAGAGTCGACTCTACTCAAAAATGCTCAGTTTGCGGAAGTTGATTATAATACAGCTACTTACAAATTCTTTAAACATGGGCAATACATTGATACACAAAAGGCTGATAAAACCATACCCGTAAAAGACTTAGATCTTAAAAGATTTGTGATCGAATACCTATCAAAAACGGAAGCCACAGGGAAGGTAGAATTAGAAAAAATTTTGGTTCCAGCAAAAGGTAAAAAAGATAAATTTTTAATCAAAAAATTTGACGTTGATTATATCGTAATGGCGATTCATTTACCTTATTACCACGAAAGAACGAAAGCTGGAATTAACGCAGTCACTGGATTTTTTGGAATTATTACACTTGGGTTGATACCCATTTATGAAGCTTCTAAAGCTGAAACATTCTATGTTGTATTTGATAAAAACCTAAAATACCAAAACAGTTTTTATTATAATCGTCCTTACACAATTATATCAGCTTTGTGGATGATTCCGAACGAAGGATTCCAAACGTTTTTTAGTCAGGCAGAAGTTCCTCCTGAAAATGCTTACAAAATTCACGTGGAAGAATTTGAGAGAGAATTACTTTATCAGCTAACATTGAAAAAGTGA